The Mesorhizobium sp. INR15 region AGCGCAAGAGCGGCTTCCTGATTCCGAGCATCAGCTACAACAGCCACCTGGGCTACAGCGCCAAGATTCCATATTATCTCGCGCTTTCGCCGACATACGACCTCACGGTCACGGCGGGCGGCTATACCAAGCAGGGCTTTCTTGGCGAGGCTGAATGGCGGCAGCGCTTCAACAATGGCGAGTACAGCCTGAAGATCGCTGGCATTCGGCAGAAAAACCCCGACGGCTTCATCGACAACGCCGCGTTCCCCGGCAGTGCTGGCCACAACGTCGATTCGGGCGAAGCGGGCGATCCGAACAAGTTCCGCGGCATGATGGGCACCCAAGGCCAGTTCGCTATCAACCCGCGCTGGAATTTCGGCTGGGACGTCCTGCTGCAAACCGACAAGAACTTCTCCAACACCTACAACATCGACAAATATAACCAAGGCGTTCATCAATCGTCGGTCTACCTGAACGGGCTCAACGGCCGTAACTATTTCGACCTACGCGCGATGCATTTCGAGGTTCAGGAAGATACGCTCAACAGCAATCCCGCCGCGCGTAGCGGCCAGCAGCCGTGGGTGCTGCCTTCGCTCGACTATGCCTATATCCCCGATGTATCGGTCGCTGGCGGGCAGTTGTCGCTCAACGTCAATGCCCGGGTCATCCGCCGCGATGATCTCGATCAGACTTTCGACACCCCATATAATCCCCTTACCCCCGTGCAGCGTGTTCGCGGCATAGCAGGTGAATCCGGTCGCCTTACCGCAGAGGCTGAGTGGAAGCGCACTTTCACCACCGACGGCGGGTTGGTGCTGACCCCCTTGCTGGCACTGAGCGGCGACGCCGATTATGTCCGGGCTTCATCGGCCTCATTAACTGCCATTGCTCAGATGGCGATTAATCCGGAAATAGGCACGAACGCCGACATGCGATCCTCGTTCGCACGCTACATGGCCACCGCCGGGCTTGAAATGCGCTGGCCGGTGCTGTTCTCCATGGCCAATTCCAGCCACGTGCTTGAGCCCATGGCGCAGGTTTTCGTCCGACCGAACGAACAATATGTCGGCGGGCTCGCGGTTCCCAACGAGGACGCGCAGAGCTTCGTCTTCGATGCGACCACGCTGTTCGAGCGCGACAAGTTCTCAGGCTATGACCGTGTCGAGGGTGGCTCACGAGCCAATGTCGGCCTGCGCTATTCCGGCTCCTACAACAATGGCTGGGGCACCAACGCGCTGTTTGGCCAGTCCTACCAGATTGGGGGCCAGAACTCGTTCGCGGCGCCTGATCTCGTCAATGTGGGCGCCTATTCGGGCCTCGAGAAGGCCACATCGGATTATGTCGGCCTGTTCGGCGTCAACAGCCCGAACGGGTTCTCCGCATCGGTCAGCGGGCGTTTCGACGAACAGACTTTTGAAGTCCGCCGTGCTGAAGTGAAAGCCGCCTTCTCCGGTCTTCCGGTGTCGTTGAGTGCCAAATACGCCTTCATCCAGGCGCAGCCGCTTTACGGCTTCACCACCGACCGCCACGAAGTCACGCTCGGTGCGTCGACCCATCTCGCTGAAAACTGGCGTGTTTTTGGAACCGGAACCTATGATCTGCAGCAAAGCCTGCTGGTCAGTGATGGCGTTGGCTTTGCCTACAATGACTCCTGCTTCACCTATCTGATGACGTATTCGCAGTCGCGTGACCTCAACACCAGGGAAGTGACGCAGAACATCGGCTTCAACCTGTCCTTCCGTACGCTGGGTGATTTCGGTTCATCGAGCAGCGCTGCCGGCGCGATCCAATAACGGACGACCGCCCGGCAACGGGCGATCAGCTGGCGACATCGTTTTGCCGCATAACGCAGGCAGGGGTATCGTTGACCTGATACAGGGATGGACTTGGGTCGATATCGGGGTGGAATTGGGATGATTTCGATGCGGAAATACCTCTTTTCGGCAGGATTTGCGCTGCTTGTGGCGGCGACATCTGTCTCGTTCACTGTCATGACGCCGCCGGCCTTCGCCAG contains the following coding sequences:
- a CDS encoding LPS-assembly protein LptD gives rise to the protein MREAFLPSNRQARLARLYAATALACLFACAAPAAPAFAQQVGDLGAKVPDGTQMLLAADTLVYNNDNQTVTAVGAVQIDYGGNRLVAQRVEYDRATKRLVASGNVELVNSDGTKINSDHIDVTDDFADGFVNALRVETVDKAYFAAESAERMGGVLTTFHNGVYTACEPCEDKPNKAPTWRIKARKIIWNGEKKTVRFENANFEFFGFPLAYLPAFEIADPTVKRKSGFLIPSISYNSHLGYSAKIPYYLALSPTYDLTVTAGGYTKQGFLGEAEWRQRFNNGEYSLKIAGIRQKNPDGFIDNAAFPGSAGHNVDSGEAGDPNKFRGMMGTQGQFAINPRWNFGWDVLLQTDKNFSNTYNIDKYNQGVHQSSVYLNGLNGRNYFDLRAMHFEVQEDTLNSNPAARSGQQPWVLPSLDYAYIPDVSVAGGQLSLNVNARVIRRDDLDQTFDTPYNPLTPVQRVRGIAGESGRLTAEAEWKRTFTTDGGLVLTPLLALSGDADYVRASSASLTAIAQMAINPEIGTNADMRSSFARYMATAGLEMRWPVLFSMANSSHVLEPMAQVFVRPNEQYVGGLAVPNEDAQSFVFDATTLFERDKFSGYDRVEGGSRANVGLRYSGSYNNGWGTNALFGQSYQIGGQNSFAAPDLVNVGAYSGLEKATSDYVGLFGVNSPNGFSASVSGRFDEQTFEVRRAEVKAAFSGLPVSLSAKYAFIQAQPLYGFTTDRHEVTLGASTHLAENWRVFGTGTYDLQQSLLVSDGVGFAYNDSCFTYLMTYSQSRDLNTREVTQNIGFNLSFRTLGDFGSSSSAAGAIQ